From the Desulfosarcina sp. BuS5 genome, one window contains:
- a CDS encoding MinD/ParA family protein translates to MHTTDRNKKVISLSKRISKQQNPEAALNNKKYKPETRVIAITSGKGGVGKTNIVANLGYALSCLGKKILLFDADLGLGNIDVFLGIAPRYNLSHVIMGEKSIPEIIVDGPGNMKILPASSGINELTNLSEGQQQKILSELNLIIDPVDILLIDTAAGISSNVIYFNVSAHEIMVVVSPEPASITDAYALMKVLSIKYSENYFKLLINSASSINEAEGVFRQLQLVTNRFLNISIEYMGHVIYDKKVVQSVKKQKIVCEKYPGAMASECFVELAKRICESPTPSLPDGSNSFFGKNLFMRKYD, encoded by the coding sequence ATGCATACAACTGACCGGAATAAGAAGGTCATAAGCCTTTCTAAAAGGATATCTAAACAACAGAATCCGGAGGCTGCCCTAAATAACAAAAAATATAAGCCGGAAACACGCGTAATAGCAATTACCAGCGGTAAAGGCGGAGTTGGAAAGACAAATATAGTAGCAAACCTGGGATATGCCTTAAGCTGCCTTGGTAAAAAAATACTTCTTTTTGATGCTGACTTGGGGCTTGGCAACATAGATGTATTTTTGGGGATTGCCCCCAGGTACAATCTGTCCCACGTTATTATGGGAGAGAAGAGTATCCCGGAGATTATTGTTGATGGTCCTGGTAATATGAAAATACTGCCCGCTTCGTCAGGTATTAATGAGCTTACAAACTTATCAGAAGGGCAGCAACAAAAAATTTTATCTGAACTTAACCTGATTATCGATCCAGTCGATATACTTCTCATCGATACTGCTGCCGGAATTTCATCAAATGTAATATACTTTAACGTCTCAGCCCATGAAATAATGGTTGTTGTTTCGCCTGAACCGGCATCAATTACCGATGCATATGCATTAATGAAAGTTCTTTCTATTAAGTATTCAGAAAATTACTTTAAATTATTAATAAATTCGGCTTCTTCGATTAATGAAGCTGAGGGTGTTTTCAGGCAGCTGCAGCTTGTTACAAATAGATTTCTGAACATATCAATAGAGTATATGGGACATGTAATATACGACAAAAAAGTAGTCCAAAGTGTAAAGAAGCAAAAAATAGTTTGTGAAAAATATCCCGGCGCTATGGCGAGTGAGTGCTTTGTTGAATTGGCTAAA
- the flhF gene encoding flagellar biosynthesis protein FlhF, with translation MQIKRFEAQNMTEALRMVKREFGADAVILSAKTLKQGRRIFGSTKKALVEITAATDRKDNLTDKTLFNEGNYRKKTTIDYRDRQDITDIQSSLKKKSISELIQDPFRVLKKRTSHKEIKVDTRRERDRQLTVLTGKFIAQGMDEDLALELAGEINESLPLNKIASDVDLKEYLSDFFDRKNFLSKPMALAEGEKKIVALVGPTGVGKTTTIAKLAAVYAVKMNKRVALITLDNYRIGTIEQLGIYARIIGIPMESVSCGDELMNALNSFNDYDLILIDTPGIGRSEKDKLKELKNSFKNIDFAAIYLALSSSTQTSDLIDIVESFDAISIHASIFTKLDESVFHGNILNLLFFKKIPVAYFTTGQQVPEHICAASTDLLADFILNKEKCGICLTDQEEGNAGRQAAEVLPVQDYDGYYVANKNSDIFHRPECKSVGKIKHNNIIFFKSLKEAESKNFYPCRMCIPEIAENYNALYESMDKNITGGSLK, from the coding sequence ATGCAGATTAAAAGATTTGAAGCTCAGAATATGACTGAAGCCTTAAGGATGGTTAAACGGGAATTTGGAGCTGATGCCGTTATTCTTTCTGCAAAAACTTTAAAGCAGGGCAGAAGAATATTTGGTAGTACGAAAAAGGCTCTGGTAGAGATCACTGCAGCAACAGACAGAAAGGATAATCTTACTGACAAGACTTTATTCAATGAGGGTAATTATAGAAAAAAAACAACAATAGATTACCGGGATCGGCAGGATATTACTGATATTCAATCCTCGTTGAAAAAAAAAAGTATCTCGGAGTTGATTCAGGATCCTTTCAGGGTGTTGAAAAAAAGAACTTCGCATAAAGAGATAAAAGTTGACACGCGCCGGGAGCGTGACAGGCAATTAACTGTCTTGACTGGAAAATTTATTGCGCAAGGAATGGATGAGGATTTGGCGCTTGAATTGGCGGGTGAGATAAATGAAAGCTTGCCTTTAAATAAAATTGCGTCGGATGTTGATCTTAAAGAATATTTGTCAGATTTTTTTGACAGGAAGAATTTTCTTTCAAAGCCGATGGCTCTTGCTGAAGGGGAAAAAAAAATAGTTGCCCTGGTAGGTCCGACCGGTGTGGGTAAAACCACAACTATTGCAAAACTGGCTGCTGTTTATGCCGTAAAAATGAATAAACGGGTGGCGCTTATTACCCTTGATAATTACAGGATTGGCACTATTGAACAGCTTGGTATTTATGCAAGGATTATCGGCATTCCAATGGAGAGCGTGTCATGCGGGGATGAACTTATGAATGCGCTGAACAGCTTTAATGATTATGATCTTATCTTGATAGATACTCCCGGAATCGGTCGAAGTGAGAAGGATAAATTAAAGGAATTGAAAAATAGTTTTAAAAACATTGATTTCGCCGCTATCTATCTTGCATTGAGTTCCTCAACTCAAACTTCTGATCTTATTGATATAGTTGAGAGTTTTGATGCGATTTCGATCCACGCATCTATATTTACAAAACTGGATGAAAGCGTTTTTCATGGCAACATTTTAAATCTCCTCTTTTTTAAGAAAATACCTGTTGCATATTTTACAACCGGGCAGCAGGTTCCGGAGCATATATGCGCGGCATCAACAGACCTGTTGGCGGATTTTATACTAAACAAGGAAAAGTGCGGGATTTGTTTAACGGATCAGGAAGAGGGTAATGCCGGCCGGCAGGCTGCTGAAGTTCTTCCTGTTCAGGATTATGATGGATATTATGTTGCCAACAAGAATTCGGACATTTTTCATCGTCCGGAATGTAAATCTGTTGGAAAGATTAAACATAATAATATTATTTTTTTTAAAAGCTTGAAAGAAGCTGAAAGTAAAAACTTCTATCCTTGCAGAATGTGTATCCCGGAAATAGCGGAAAATTATAATGCGCTGTACGAATCTATGGATAAGAATATAACCGGCGGCAGCCTGAAATAG
- the flhA gene encoding flagellar biosynthesis protein FlhA, with translation MRHSDIVLPLSVVGILSVMIMPMPTFMLDLLLAFNITIAITILLVGLYIIKPLDLSAFPSILLIITLFRLSLNVASTRIILLHGNEGVTAAGKVINAFGSFVVGGNYLVGVIVFIILVVINFMVITKGAGRIAEVAARFTLDAMPGKQMSIDADLNAGLIDEQEAREKRAKISREAEYYGAMDGANKFVRGDAIAGIIITLVNIAGGLTIGVFQNSMSFAKAAENYTLLTVGDGLVSQIPALIISTAAGIIVTRAGSESNLGKEVAYQIFDQPRAIAITSGVLFGLGLVPGLPAGPFFSLAVFAGIIAYVVSQKKEDAVKEDEGKEVLEDVDELPDNVVPLPPVDILGLEVGYGLIPLVDVERNGEILDRIKSIRRQIVEELGIVVPSIHIQDNMQLKPGDYRIKLKGNEIAGGGLMMNYYLAMNPGGIEEKIKGIDTKEPTFGLPAYWIREEEKEHAVSLGYTVVDPATVLTTHLADIIRRNAHELIGRQEVQQLLDRIKESHPKVVEELVPNLMTLGGVLKVLQNLLAERVPVRDFLTILETLADWAPVVKDIGLLTEYVRESLARTITKFYQGEEGDISVITLDPMLEKEIADAVQQTEHGGFISMDPAIVQNIMHSLSETLEAFTDSNYQPVVLCSAQIRTHFKKLIDRFIPDLAVLSFNDILSNVQIKSLGTVGLRK, from the coding sequence ATGAGGCACAGTGACATAGTCTTGCCATTGTCGGTTGTGGGGATTCTGTCTGTTATGATTATGCCCATGCCCACCTTCATGCTTGATCTGCTGCTGGCATTCAATATTACAATTGCCATCACTATACTACTGGTCGGTCTTTATATAATAAAGCCGTTAGATCTCTCTGCCTTTCCTTCAATACTTCTTATTATAACTCTTTTCAGACTTTCCCTGAATGTGGCCTCAACACGTATTATCCTGCTGCACGGCAACGAAGGCGTAACAGCAGCCGGAAAAGTTATCAATGCATTTGGAAGCTTTGTTGTTGGTGGCAATTATCTGGTGGGGGTTATAGTCTTTATTATACTGGTTGTGATTAATTTTATGGTTATTACCAAAGGCGCCGGAAGAATTGCGGAAGTCGCCGCCCGTTTTACCCTGGATGCCATGCCCGGAAAGCAGATGAGCATAGATGCCGATTTGAATGCCGGTCTTATCGATGAACAGGAAGCGCGTGAAAAACGGGCTAAAATATCCAGGGAAGCCGAATATTACGGTGCCATGGATGGTGCCAATAAATTTGTGCGTGGAGACGCGATAGCCGGAATAATAATTACCCTGGTCAATATAGCAGGCGGACTCACCATAGGTGTATTTCAAAATAGCATGAGCTTTGCCAAAGCAGCCGAGAATTATACCCTGCTTACAGTCGGAGACGGGCTGGTCAGCCAGATTCCGGCCCTGATTATTTCGACCGCAGCCGGTATTATAGTAACCAGAGCCGGATCCGAATCCAACCTGGGTAAGGAAGTAGCATATCAGATTTTCGATCAGCCGCGCGCGATTGCAATCACATCGGGTGTGCTTTTCGGACTCGGTCTTGTCCCGGGTCTTCCGGCCGGCCCGTTTTTCTCCCTGGCCGTTTTTGCCGGGATAATAGCCTATGTTGTCTCTCAAAAAAAAGAAGATGCAGTAAAGGAGGATGAAGGCAAAGAAGTTCTTGAAGACGTGGATGAGCTGCCTGACAATGTGGTCCCTCTTCCACCTGTGGATATACTCGGCCTTGAAGTGGGTTACGGCCTCATACCCCTCGTGGATGTTGAACGGAACGGTGAAATTCTCGACAGGATTAAGTCGATCAGGAGGCAGATTGTAGAAGAGCTTGGTATTGTCGTTCCTTCAATTCATATCCAGGATAATATGCAGCTTAAACCGGGCGATTACAGGATTAAGCTTAAAGGCAACGAGATAGCCGGGGGCGGGCTGATGATGAATTACTATCTGGCAATGAATCCCGGAGGTATAGAAGAAAAGATCAAAGGAATAGATACAAAAGAGCCCACTTTCGGTCTTCCGGCATACTGGATTAGAGAAGAAGAAAAAGAGCATGCTGTTTCACTGGGATATACCGTAGTCGATCCCGCCACGGTTTTGACTACACATCTTGCCGATATCATAAGACGCAATGCGCATGAACTGATAGGAAGACAGGAAGTTCAGCAGTTGTTGGATAGAATCAAAGAATCCCATCCCAAGGTAGTTGAAGAGCTGGTACCTAATTTAATGACCCTGGGAGGTGTTTTGAAGGTTCTGCAGAATTTGCTTGCAGAGAGAGTTCCTGTCCGTGATTTTCTCACAATTCTGGAGACATTGGCTGACTGGGCACCGGTGGTTAAAGATATTGGTTTGCTGACGGAATATGTGCGCGAATCCCTGGCCAGAACGATTACCAAATTTTATCAGGGTGAGGAAGGTGATATTTCGGTAATAACACTCGATCCGATGCTTGAGAAGGAAATAGCCGATGCCGTCCAGCAAACTGAACATGGGGGTTTTATATCCATGGATCCGGCAATCGTGCAGAATATTATGCATTCACTCTCAGAAACCCTTGAAGCTTTTACAGACTCAAATTATCAGCCTGTTGTTTTATGTTCGGCTCAGATTCGGACTCATTTTAAAAAACTGATAGATCGGTTTATCCCTGACCTGGCAGTTCTTTCATTCAACGATATTTTAAGCAATGTGCAAATAAAATCCTTAGGAACAGTAGGATTGAGAAAGTAG
- the flhB gene encoding flagellar biosynthesis protein FlhB encodes MAGESDQEKTEQPTGKKLAKARQEGQVAVSKEVPSVLILLFSLCVFFFAGSWMFDRLINFMKGLLQNIGVVSIGVMSLRLLLFSVFKEIIIILAPLMGAVVLAGVIGHVAQFGFLFTGKPLTPKFSKMDPVKGMKKLFSLKSYVELVKMLIKTGVVGGVAFIMLRGEADKFPLLIRMEVWEILIFIGQVSFKICFYTCIALIILAALDFAFQKWQHVKGLKMTKQEVKDEAKQSEGDPKIKSRIRSAQMEMARRRMMEAVHEADVIITNPTRLAIALQFDAKKMTAPKVTAKGSGFVAERIRAIAMEHSIPIVEEKPLAQTLYKTVEIDDLIPVSLYQAVAEVLAYVYRLKGISKK; translated from the coding sequence ATGGCCGGAGAGAGTGATCAGGAGAAAACCGAACAACCGACCGGGAAAAAACTTGCCAAGGCCAGGCAGGAAGGGCAGGTGGCGGTCAGCAAAGAGGTGCCGTCTGTTTTAATACTTCTTTTTTCTTTATGTGTATTTTTCTTTGCAGGTTCCTGGATGTTTGATCGACTGATAAATTTTATGAAGGGTTTGTTGCAAAATATCGGCGTAGTATCCATTGGGGTGATGTCTCTTAGATTATTATTATTTAGTGTTTTCAAGGAAATAATAATAATTCTGGCTCCTCTTATGGGGGCAGTTGTTTTAGCCGGTGTCATAGGGCATGTAGCCCAATTCGGTTTTTTATTTACCGGGAAACCGCTCACTCCCAAATTTTCTAAAATGGATCCTGTAAAGGGGATGAAAAAGCTCTTTTCCCTGAAATCTTATGTTGAGCTTGTAAAGATGCTTATCAAAACAGGTGTAGTGGGTGGAGTTGCCTTTATAATGCTCAGGGGCGAGGCTGACAAGTTCCCGTTGCTTATAAGGATGGAAGTTTGGGAAATACTGATTTTTATCGGTCAGGTATCTTTTAAGATCTGTTTTTATACCTGTATAGCTTTGATAATTCTGGCGGCGCTCGATTTTGCCTTTCAAAAGTGGCAACATGTCAAAGGCCTGAAGATGACAAAACAGGAAGTTAAGGATGAGGCCAAACAGAGCGAAGGTGATCCAAAAATCAAGTCCAGGATCAGAAGCGCCCAGATGGAAATGGCCCGGCGCAGAATGATGGAAGCGGTTCATGAAGCAGATGTTATTATTACCAACCCTACCAGGCTTGCGATAGCGTTGCAATTCGATGCCAAAAAAATGACAGCACCCAAGGTGACCGCCAAAGGCTCCGGGTTTGTTGCAGAACGTATCAGGGCAATAGCCATGGAGCATAGTATTCCTATTGTAGAGGAAAAGCCATTGGCCCAGACACTTTACAAAACTGTTGAGATTGATGACTTGATTCCTGTCAGTCTATATCAGGCGGTTGCTGAGGTTCTTGCTTATGTTTACAGGCTTAAGGGAATTTCCAAAAAATAA
- the fliR gene encoding flagellar biosynthetic protein FliR produces MNIINIPLSQIQFFLLIFLRITSIMMVVPVFENRNIPVIFKVGLSFAVSIILFPLIKFDSFPVFTGLLPFALGVAGEIMLGVIIGLSVKLLFSGIQLAGQIAGIQMGLGISRVLDPNMGTQVSNIGQIFNLVALLMFLSINAHHFFLRAIADSFNMVPPLSFQFGNSLIEYLIILTGNMFIIAVKAGAPIMVALLLTSVAFGLVARTVPQMNIMIVAMPLKIAVGLLFLGITLPYLTSYFIQIFNNMGRDIYILLNAM; encoded by the coding sequence ATGAATATTATCAACATTCCGCTATCTCAAATTCAGTTCTTTTTGCTCATTTTTTTGCGGATAACATCAATCATGATGGTCGTGCCTGTTTTCGAGAACAGAAATATCCCGGTTATTTTTAAGGTCGGGCTTTCTTTTGCTGTAAGTATCATTCTTTTCCCTTTAATTAAATTCGATTCCTTCCCGGTCTTTACAGGATTATTGCCATTCGCTTTAGGTGTTGCGGGTGAAATAATGCTGGGAGTTATTATCGGACTTTCAGTCAAACTTCTATTTTCAGGTATTCAACTTGCGGGTCAGATAGCCGGAATACAGATGGGCCTGGGTATATCCCGTGTTCTGGATCCGAACATGGGTACCCAGGTTTCAAATATAGGTCAAATATTCAATCTTGTTGCGCTTTTAATGTTTTTATCCATCAATGCGCATCATTTTTTTTTACGTGCCATTGCCGATAGTTTTAACATGGTTCCTCCGTTGAGTTTCCAGTTCGGCAATTCATTAATTGAATACCTTATAATCCTTACCGGCAACATGTTCATCATAGCAGTAAAGGCCGGCGCTCCCATCATGGTGGCCTTGCTGTTAACAAGTGTTGCATTCGGTCTGGTGGCAAGAACAGTTCCCCAAATGAATATCATGATCGTTGCCATGCCCCTGAAAATTGCCGTGGGACTCTTGTTTCTAGGCATAACCCTTCCGTATTTAACATCTTATTTTATTCAAATTTTTAATAATATGGGAAGGGATATTTATATTTTATTAAATGCGATGTAG
- a CDS encoding flagellar biosynthetic protein FliQ: MTQEFITGFFFEALKIAFMLAGPVLLFGLVAGILVSMFQAVTSINEMTLVFIPKMLAVGLALLIFFPWMLQIIITFTQNVIINIPNYIR; encoded by the coding sequence ATGACGCAAGAATTTATAACAGGATTTTTTTTTGAAGCTTTAAAAATAGCTTTTATGCTGGCAGGGCCGGTGTTACTTTTCGGACTGGTTGCCGGAATCCTGGTGAGTATGTTTCAGGCAGTAACTTCAATCAATGAAATGACCCTGGTCTTTATTCCTAAAATGCTTGCTGTAGGTTTGGCGCTGCTGATCTTTTTCCCCTGGATGCTCCAGATAATTATCACCTTTACCCAGAATGTTATTATCAATATTCCAAATTATATACGATGA
- the fliP gene encoding flagellar type III secretion system pore protein FliP (The bacterial flagellar biogenesis protein FliP forms a type III secretion system (T3SS)-type pore required for flagellar assembly.) yields MNSILKKYLFIWLFVSITTGMLPDNTWGNTASGSAPLISIDLKNADIDNPDEAAVVLKVFLLLTVLSLVPAILIMLTSFTRIVIVLSLLRQAIGTQQMPPNQIIIGLSLFLTFFVMTPVWQNINRNALTPYMEKKISGKKALETAIQPVRGFMFKQTREKDLAMLVKIADLKRPKNINDIPTSILVPSFIISELKSAFIIGFLLYVPFLIVDMVVASVLLSMGMMMLPPIMVSLPFKLMLFVLADGWNLIVGSLVKSFS; encoded by the coding sequence ATGAATAGTATTCTAAAAAAATATCTTTTTATCTGGTTGTTTGTATCCATAACTACAGGGATGCTGCCTGATAATACCTGGGGCAATACAGCAAGTGGATCTGCTCCTTTGATAAGCATAGATTTGAAAAATGCGGATATAGACAATCCTGATGAAGCGGCAGTTGTTCTTAAAGTATTTTTGCTGTTAACTGTCCTCTCCCTGGTTCCTGCAATTTTAATCATGCTGACATCTTTTACCAGGATTGTAATTGTCCTTTCTCTCCTGCGCCAGGCAATAGGCACTCAGCAGATGCCTCCCAATCAAATAATTATAGGACTTTCACTTTTCCTTACCTTTTTTGTTATGACACCTGTATGGCAGAATATTAACCGGAATGCTTTAACACCGTATATGGAAAAAAAAATAAGTGGAAAAAAGGCATTGGAAACAGCCATACAGCCTGTAAGAGGGTTTATGTTCAAGCAGACCAGGGAAAAAGATCTGGCAATGCTGGTTAAAATAGCGGATTTAAAAAGGCCGAAAAATATAAATGATATTCCTACAAGTATTCTTGTTCCTTCTTTCATCATAAGTGAGTTGAAAAGCGCTTTTATAATCGGATTCCTTCTCTATGTTCCATTTCTTATAGTTGATATGGTCGTTGCATCTGTTCTTTTATCAATGGGAATGATGATGCTGCCTCCGATTATGGTTTCCCTGCCCTTCAAGTTGATGCTGTTTGTGCTGGCAGATGGATGGAATTTGATTGTCGGATCATTAGTTAAAAGTTTTTCATGA
- a CDS encoding flagellar biosynthetic protein FliO, protein MSNSPDMVTTALNLFFALIIVLVSLLLLFYLFKKGIKKYYNNSDNKLIKVLDSTFIGVKKNISLVEVPGAVLVLGITNDNISFLTRIDREDITKELHETGSMKQGSFFSEKLGNIILKGKRYPLSK, encoded by the coding sequence ATGAGTAATAGCCCTGACATGGTAACAACAGCGCTCAATCTGTTTTTTGCACTTATTATTGTTTTGGTCAGCCTGCTCCTGCTCTTTTATTTGTTCAAAAAAGGGATAAAAAAATATTATAACAATTCTGACAATAAACTTATAAAGGTTCTGGATAGCACTTTCATAGGAGTAAAAAAAAATATCTCACTTGTTGAGGTGCCTGGCGCTGTACTGGTTCTGGGTATTACTAATGATAATATTTCTTTTCTGACCAGAATTGATAGAGAAGATATTACGAAAGAGCTGCATGAAACAGGAAGTATGAAACAAGGATCATTTTTTTCTGAAAAACTCGGCAATATTATTTTAAAAGGGAAGAGATACCCCCTAAGCAAATGA
- the fliN gene encoding flagellar motor switch protein FliN — translation MNDSEQKMVDSGNSGSLVMDKIMRKSNMDNPAESAYVSELSDDNGKNNLEVILDIPLDITIELGRTRMVINDLLKLAQGAVIELSKPAGETLEVLANQRLVAKGEVVVVNDKYGIRLTEIVSPMERLESLK, via the coding sequence ATGAATGATTCTGAACAAAAAATGGTCGATTCCGGGAATAGTGGTTCTTTAGTTATGGATAAGATAATGCGGAAAAGTAATATGGATAATCCTGCTGAATCAGCTTACGTTTCCGAGTTGTCAGATGATAACGGCAAGAATAATCTGGAAGTTATACTCGACATACCCTTGGATATAACAATTGAACTTGGCCGTACGAGAATGGTTATAAATGATTTGCTTAAACTTGCGCAAGGGGCAGTTATTGAGCTTTCGAAGCCGGCTGGTGAGACATTGGAAGTACTTGCCAATCAAAGGTTGGTTGCCAAGGGTGAAGTAGTGGTAGTAAATGATAAATATGGAATTCGACTTACAGAAATAGTCAGTCCCATGGAACGTTTAGAGAGCTTAAAATGA
- the fliM gene encoding flagellar motor switch protein FliM, with translation MSDQVLSQEEIDALLSSMDSGEVDLEPDEQQEVEIVVEPYDLMSKSTMLHDQFHALVEIYDRFTFLLQTSLASTLYKPFEIGFVSTEMVRYEEFISAFSSPVSLCTFKLEPLIGSGLLVVEPNLAFSLIECMFSGDGTPLPQVRDFTPIERRMMAKFAGIVLKSFEEAWNIAYPIKMVPDSMETKPDFVHMAANEDLMIIVLFSVKWNDVSGNIHICIPYLMLEPIKDKLSSTYMMGKNMENVWRDQFLELLQETKVNLIGELGRNKYTVRDLLNFELNDVIGLDTGPDDTITVKVEGVKKYKGFPGVIKGNRAVQISTMIRKNTGKSIYE, from the coding sequence ATGTCTGATCAGGTATTATCACAGGAAGAAATAGATGCTCTCCTATCCTCAATGGATAGTGGAGAAGTGGATTTAGAGCCTGACGAGCAGCAGGAAGTCGAGATAGTCGTTGAGCCTTATGACCTTATGTCAAAAAGCACAATGCTGCATGATCAATTCCATGCTCTTGTGGAAATTTATGACAGATTTACATTTTTACTTCAAACATCACTCGCTTCAACCCTGTATAAGCCTTTTGAGATTGGATTTGTTTCAACTGAAATGGTAAGATATGAGGAGTTTATCTCTGCATTTTCAAGTCCTGTCAGTTTATGCACATTTAAATTAGAGCCTCTTATAGGCTCCGGGCTGCTTGTGGTTGAGCCGAATCTCGCCTTTTCTTTAATAGAGTGCATGTTCAGCGGTGATGGGACTCCTCTTCCCCAGGTAAGAGATTTTACTCCTATTGAAAGAAGAATGATGGCAAAATTTGCCGGCATTGTATTAAAAAGTTTTGAAGAAGCTTGGAATATAGCCTATCCCATTAAAATGGTTCCGGATTCAATGGAAACAAAGCCTGATTTTGTTCATATGGCCGCAAATGAAGATTTAATGATAATAGTGCTTTTTTCTGTGAAATGGAATGATGTTTCGGGTAACATCCATATATGCATTCCCTATTTAATGCTGGAGCCGATAAAAGATAAGCTCTCCTCTACATATATGATGGGAAAAAATATGGAAAATGTATGGAGAGACCAGTTTCTTGAATTGCTTCAGGAAACAAAAGTAAATTTAATAGGAGAGCTTGGAAGAAATAAATATACTGTTCGCGATTTGTTGAATTTTGAATTAAACGATGTAATCGGACTAGATACAGGACCTGATGATACAATTACAGTAAAAGTAGAAGGCGTAAAAAAATATAAGGGTTTCCCTGGAGTAATAAAAGGGAATCGCGCTGTTCAAATATCAACAATGATTCGAAAAAATACAGGTAAATCTATTTATGAATGA
- a CDS encoding flagellar basal body-associated FliL family protein translates to MSNKLLIVIAAVFLLMMGMMGAGFFILWSKMASAPQTVAAEQQNVAEEVPENTIGPLFSLSTFIVNLADQGGKRYLRITMDLELTGEEIKEKLEKRLPQIRDKVLMIIPSKTFEELNSSQGKAALRDELVIKLNGLLTSDYVKNIYFTEFVIQ, encoded by the coding sequence ATGTCCAATAAGTTATTAATTGTTATTGCTGCTGTTTTTCTGCTGATGATGGGTATGATGGGCGCAGGTTTTTTCATTTTATGGAGCAAGATGGCTTCAGCGCCGCAAACTGTGGCAGCCGAGCAGCAAAACGTTGCTGAAGAGGTTCCGGAGAATACCATTGGCCCTTTGTTTTCCCTCAGTACCTTTATAGTAAATCTTGCTGATCAAGGAGGCAAACGCTATCTGAGAATCACAATGGACCTGGAACTGACTGGTGAAGAAATTAAGGAAAAACTGGAAAAACGCTTGCCCCAGATAAGGGATAAGGTTCTAATGATAATTCCATCCAAGACATTTGAAGAACTCAACAGCTCTCAAGGCAAAGCCGCGCTTAGAGATGAGCTGGTAATCAAACTTAACGGCCTGTTGACAAGCGATTATGTTAAAAACATCTACTTTACCGAATTCGTAATACAATAG